One Janthinobacterium sp. TB1-E2 genomic region harbors:
- a CDS encoding ferritin-like domain-containing protein, which translates to MTPTSVEIPAGIDTAAIRAAAKNLDDGAVTAGYQADREELITLLNGALATELVCIARYKRHYYTVSGRDNGSIKAEFLEHAQQEQEHADWLAERIVQLNGKPDFNPATLLARSHAEYDDSEDVQSMVRANLIAERVAIESYRQMIVKIGDKDPTTRHLLIKIMAVEEEHADDMRDLME; encoded by the coding sequence ATGACACCAACATCTGTTGAGATTCCAGCTGGCATCGATACGGCGGCCATCCGCGCTGCCGCGAAAAACCTGGACGACGGCGCCGTGACGGCCGGCTACCAGGCCGACCGCGAGGAGTTGATTACCTTGTTGAATGGCGCGCTGGCCACCGAGCTGGTGTGTATCGCACGCTATAAACGCCATTACTACACCGTAAGCGGACGCGACAATGGCAGCATCAAGGCCGAGTTCCTCGAGCATGCGCAGCAGGAGCAGGAACATGCGGATTGGCTGGCCGAACGCATCGTGCAATTGAATGGCAAGCCAGATTTTAATCCTGCAACATTGCTTGCGCGTAGCCATGCCGAGTATGATGACTCCGAAGACGTGCAGAGCATGGTGCGTGCCAATCTGATCGCGGAACGGGTAGCGATCGAGTCGTATCGCCAGATGATCGTGAAAATCGGCGACAAAGACCCGACCACACGCCATTTGTTGATCAAAATCATGGCTGTTGAAGAAGAGCACGCCGATGATATGCGCGATCTAATGGAATAG
- a CDS encoding glycine zipper 2TM domain-containing protein, which yields MTTTTKSLHPLVLAAAVAVLLFCGVGTAALMGWLPSSQGDSQPLAASTSAEQMASLQANQPPANLQPAGAQPLAALPPQQQQQQQQQQQPVRQPQPQPQPQQQYAAAPAPQVCSNCGVIEAIHEVNTRAEGSGVGAAGGAVVGGLLGNQVGGGHGKQLATVLGAVGGAVAGNQIEGSVRATRSYNIVVRLDNGKTRTVHQSAAPNWRQGDRVRIVNGGLRAMG from the coding sequence ATGACCACCACCACCAAATCCCTCCATCCGCTGGTGCTTGCCGCCGCCGTCGCCGTCCTGCTGTTTTGCGGCGTCGGCACGGCGGCCCTGATGGGCTGGCTGCCTTCGTCCCAGGGCGATAGCCAGCCGCTGGCAGCGAGCACCTCGGCCGAGCAGATGGCCAGCCTGCAGGCGAACCAGCCGCCAGCGAACCTGCAGCCTGCCGGCGCGCAGCCGCTGGCCGCCCTGCCGCCACAGCAGCAGCAACAGCAACAGCAACAGCAGCAACCGGTGCGCCAGCCACAGCCCCAGCCGCAACCACAGCAACAATACGCAGCAGCCCCGGCGCCGCAAGTGTGCAGCAATTGCGGCGTGATCGAAGCCATCCATGAAGTCAATACGCGCGCCGAAGGCAGCGGCGTCGGCGCGGCCGGCGGCGCCGTCGTCGGCGGCTTGCTGGGCAACCAGGTAGGCGGCGGTCATGGCAAGCAACTGGCTACCGTGCTGGGTGCCGTTGGCGGCGCCGTGGCCGGCAACCAGATCGAAGGCAGCGTGCGCGCCACGCGCAGCTACAACATCGTCGTGCGCCTCGATAACGGCAAGACGCGCACCGTGCACCAGAGCGCCGCGCCGAACTGGCGCCAGGGCGACCGCGTGCGCATCGTCAACGGCGGCTTGCGCGCCATGGGCTAA
- a CDS encoding OmpA family protein: MLVIALAATGCADMSSTQRGTATGAGIGAGLGALIGGTTGGGSSGRTAGGALIGAAAGAVVGNIWSNRMENQKRAMEQATQGTGVQVSQTADNRLKMEIPSDISFDTNRADIKGNFRPILDRFAATLNENPNTTVSIIGHTDSTGSDSINEPLSVERAAHTRDYLSMRGVSPTRVVTEGRGAREPIASNADASGRARNRRVEIYVAELAPR, from the coding sequence ATGCTGGTGATCGCATTGGCCGCCACCGGCTGTGCGGACATGTCCTCGACGCAGCGTGGCACGGCCACGGGCGCCGGCATCGGCGCGGGCCTGGGCGCCTTGATCGGCGGCACCACCGGTGGCGGCAGCAGCGGCCGCACGGCCGGCGGCGCCCTGATCGGTGCCGCAGCTGGCGCCGTGGTCGGCAATATCTGGTCGAACCGCATGGAAAACCAGAAGCGCGCGATGGAACAAGCGACACAGGGTACTGGTGTGCAAGTGTCGCAAACGGCCGATAACCGCCTGAAAATGGAAATCCCGAGCGACATTTCCTTCGATACCAACCGCGCCGACATCAAGGGCAACTTCCGCCCCATCCTCGACCGCTTCGCCGCCACCCTGAATGAAAACCCGAACACGACGGTCAGCATCATCGGCCACACGGACAGCACGGGCAGCGATTCCATCAATGAGCCGCTGTCGGTGGAACGCGCAGCGCACACGCGCGACTACCTGTCGATGCGCGGCGTCTCGCCGACCCGCGTCGTGACGGAAGGCCGCGGCGCCCGCGAGCCGATCGCCTCGAATGCCGATGCATCGGGACGCGCACGCAATCGCCGCGTGGAAATCTATGTAGCCGAGCTTGCCCCACGCTAA
- a CDS encoding phage holin family protein, producing the protein MDKSASSHQGPGLIGSVAGLAKNAVGLMLSRLELATIELSEVRNHMLQLIVIFALATVAGLFAIAYGSVLIVFLAWDSLGWKILAIMTVVFVLLAIALVMYARAMLRQGKLSMPATMAELKADRDMLM; encoded by the coding sequence ATGGACAAGTCTGCTTCGTCTCACCAGGGGCCGGGATTGATCGGCTCGGTCGCCGGCCTGGCCAAAAACGCCGTCGGACTGATGTTGTCGCGGCTGGAACTGGCCACCATCGAATTGTCGGAAGTGCGCAATCACATGTTGCAGCTGATTGTCATTTTCGCGCTGGCGACGGTGGCGGGCTTGTTTGCCATCGCTTACGGCAGCGTGTTGATCGTTTTCCTCGCCTGGGATAGCCTGGGCTGGAAGATCCTGGCGATCATGACGGTCGTGTTCGTACTGCTGGCCATCGCGCTCGTCATGTATGCGCGCGCCATGCTGCGTCAAGGAAAGCTGTCGATGCCGGCCACCATGGCGGAATTGAAGGCCGACCGCGACATGCTGATGTAA
- a CDS encoding pitrilysin family protein, translating to MKPITALLLAAGILSPSFILAATPVEAAPTQKTGKAAPNRAAAVKVTSVEGITEYRLANGLRVLLFPDASKPTLTTNIVYLVGSRHENYGETGMAHLLEHLLFKPSANFGIKKGTKTPVEILNSTGAQFNGTTWYDRTNYYATFPANDDNLRQMLAMEADRMVNAAIDQNDLWNPKTQKGEMTVVRNEFEMGESDPIGVTSERIQAIAYDWHNYGKSTIGARSDIEQVNIPRLRAFYHKYYQPDNAVLMVAGRFDEAKVLKQINELFGKIPKPTRVIEPTYTAEPVQDGERAVTVRRSGGTQFVGAGYHVAPSGNPDAVAIEVLGHVLTDAPAGRLHKALVETKLASKIEYNSVSNLEPGYNLFGALVPVDGNLDAAQAAMLKVLEDLKSQPVTDAEVARVKQQLNKQVELITSNTARMTIALTESLAAGDWRLFFLQRDQLDKLTTAQVRAAAEKYLKSSNRTLGRFIPTDTPDRTVVPAYADVAPQLAGYTGRAVVAQGEAFDPSPDNIEARTTRFTLPNGLKGALLPKKTKGNTVSIVLKLQIGSEESLRGKGQVGSYTANLLSRGTDKLSRQEVKDKFDQLGTQVAISGGAEGVTAMLTGKRENLPAAMDLLAQVLQKPALSETEFLELQRERVGRAEQELPEPQPLAVNAFRRLLDATPEGHVRHVATLPAELAQWKAIKVADVKAFHGAYYGASNATFAAVGDFDPAALKAQVASLYGSWKAQQPYVRILDAVKPVSGEKVTLETPDKANSVLFAIQPIPLKDDAAGYPALLMANHMLGGGALRSRLADRIRQKEGLSYGVGSQVSIPSREPAGYWMAYAISAPQNTVKVEAALREEIAKVLADGFTEAELVEAKKGWLQSEEVGRTQDAGLARELAGYLAQDRTMAYDKDLEAKVAALTLAQVNQGLREYLKPSAVSVVVAGDFAKVAKEGESGAKATTSK from the coding sequence TTGAAACCAATTACCGCCCTCCTGCTTGCCGCCGGCATCTTGTCGCCGTCGTTCATCCTGGCCGCCACCCCCGTCGAAGCGGCACCGACCCAGAAAACCGGCAAGGCCGCGCCTAATCGCGCCGCCGCCGTCAAGGTCACGTCCGTCGAAGGCATTACCGAATACCGGCTGGCCAATGGCTTGCGCGTGCTGCTGTTCCCCGATGCCAGCAAGCCGACCCTGACCACCAACATCGTCTACCTGGTCGGTTCGCGCCATGAAAACTATGGCGAAACGGGCATGGCCCACTTGCTCGAGCACTTGCTGTTCAAGCCCAGCGCCAACTTCGGCATCAAGAAGGGCACGAAAACCCCGGTCGAGATCCTGAACTCGACGGGCGCGCAGTTCAACGGCACCACCTGGTACGACCGCACCAATTACTACGCCACCTTCCCCGCCAACGACGACAATCTGCGCCAGATGCTGGCCATGGAAGCGGACCGCATGGTCAACGCGGCCATCGACCAGAACGACCTGTGGAATCCGAAGACACAGAAGGGTGAAATGACGGTCGTGCGCAACGAGTTCGAGATGGGCGAGAGCGACCCGATCGGCGTGACGAGCGAGCGCATCCAGGCCATCGCCTACGACTGGCACAACTACGGCAAGTCGACCATCGGCGCCCGTTCCGACATCGAGCAGGTGAACATTCCCCGCCTGCGCGCGTTTTACCATAAATATTATCAGCCCGATAACGCCGTGCTGATGGTGGCGGGCCGCTTCGATGAGGCGAAGGTCTTGAAGCAGATCAATGAACTGTTCGGCAAAATCCCGAAACCGACGCGCGTGATCGAACCGACCTACACGGCCGAACCGGTGCAGGATGGCGAGCGCGCCGTGACGGTGCGCCGCAGCGGCGGCACGCAGTTCGTCGGCGCCGGCTACCACGTGGCGCCGTCCGGCAATCCGGACGCCGTCGCCATCGAGGTGCTCGGCCACGTGCTGACGGATGCACCGGCCGGCCGCCTGCACAAGGCGCTGGTGGAAACCAAGCTGGCCAGCAAGATCGAATACAACTCGGTAAGCAACCTGGAGCCGGGCTACAACCTGTTCGGCGCGCTGGTGCCTGTCGATGGCAACCTCGACGCGGCGCAAGCGGCCATGCTGAAAGTGCTGGAAGACTTGAAGTCGCAGCCGGTCACGGACGCGGAAGTGGCGCGCGTGAAACAGCAGCTGAACAAGCAGGTCGAACTGATCACGTCGAACACGGCGCGCATGACGATCGCCCTGACGGAATCGCTGGCGGCCGGCGACTGGCGTCTGTTCTTCCTGCAGCGCGACCAGCTCGACAAGCTGACGACGGCGCAGGTGCGGGCGGCGGCCGAGAAATACCTGAAGAGCTCGAACCGCACCCTGGGCCGTTTCATCCCTACCGATACGCCGGACCGCACCGTCGTGCCGGCCTATGCCGACGTGGCGCCGCAACTGGCCGGCTACACGGGCCGCGCCGTCGTGGCGCAGGGCGAAGCGTTCGACCCGAGCCCCGACAATATCGAAGCGCGCACCACGCGCTTCACCTTGCCGAATGGCTTGAAAGGCGCCTTGCTGCCGAAGAAAACCAAGGGCAATACCGTCAGCATCGTGTTGAAATTGCAGATCGGCAGCGAAGAGAGCTTGCGCGGCAAGGGGCAAGTGGGCAGCTACACGGCCAATCTGCTGTCGCGCGGCACGGATAAACTGTCGCGCCAGGAAGTGAAGGACAAGTTCGACCAGTTGGGTACGCAAGTGGCGATTTCGGGCGGCGCCGAGGGCGTCACCGCCATGCTGACGGGCAAGCGCGAGAACTTGCCGGCCGCCATGGACCTGCTGGCGCAAGTGCTGCAAAAGCCGGCCCTGAGCGAAACGGAATTCCTGGAATTGCAGCGCGAGCGCGTCGGCCGCGCGGAGCAGGAATTGCCTGAACCGCAGCCGCTGGCCGTGAACGCCTTCCGTCGCCTGCTCGACGCCACGCCGGAAGGCCATGTGCGCCACGTGGCCACCTTGCCGGCGGAACTGGCGCAATGGAAAGCCATCAAGGTTGCCGATGTGAAAGCCTTCCATGGCGCCTACTATGGCGCCTCGAACGCCACCTTTGCCGCTGTCGGCGACTTCGATCCGGCCGCGCTGAAGGCGCAAGTGGCCAGCCTGTACGGCAGTTGGAAGGCGCAGCAGCCGTATGTACGCATTCTTGACGCCGTCAAGCCTGTCAGCGGCGAGAAAGTCACGCTGGAAACGCCGGACAAGGCCAACAGCGTGCTGTTCGCCATCCAGCCGATTCCCCTCAAGGATGATGCCGCCGGCTATCCGGCCTTGCTGATGGCCAATCACATGCTGGGTGGCGGCGCCTTGCGCAGCCGCCTGGCCGACCGCATCCGCCAGAAGGAAGGCCTGTCGTACGGCGTCGGTTCGCAAGTGAGCATTCCGTCGCGCGAGCCGGCCGGCTACTGGATGGCGTATGCCATCAGCGCGCCGCAAAACACGGTCAAGGTGGAAGCGGCCCTGCGCGAGGAAATCGCCAAGGTGCTGGCCGACGGCTTCACGGAAGCCGAACTGGTTGAAGCGAAGAAAGGCTGGCTGCAATCGGAAGAAGTGGGCCGCACGCAGGACGCGGGCCTGGCGCGCGAACTGGCTGGCTACCTGGCGCAGGACCGCACGATGGCGTACGACAAGGACCTGGAAGCGAAAGTGGCCGCCTTGACCTTGGCACAAGTGAACCAGGGCCTGCGCGAATACCTGAAGCCATCGGCCGTTTCGGTGGTGGTGGCGGGCGACTTCGCCAAGGTGGCGAAAGAGGGTGAAAGCGGCGCCAAGGCAACGACGTCGAAATAA
- a CDS encoding OmpA family protein, with protein MKKATYTTIPGLLAMAAFVAACSSAPTTTSLLDQTRGDYMAAQSNPIVSTYAPREFREASAALEAANAAATRQEDSEKVDKLAYLAKQKIATAQEVAKQKAAEADIANAGKQRDQLRLDARTQQADQATARAQSAQADAEAAKAQAQAAEASARDAQARAAGLEAQLADLAAKKTERGMVITLGDVLFGTDKANLTADGANTARKLADVLKNNPQRTVLIEGFTDSTGGSAHNLELSQRRAESVRNALLEQGISRDRIATKGYGAAYPAAGNDTAANRQLNRRVEIVLSEDNTAIPARR; from the coding sequence ATGAAAAAAGCTACTTACACCACCATTCCCGGCCTGCTGGCCATGGCCGCCTTTGTCGCCGCCTGCAGCTCCGCACCGACCACCACCAGCCTGCTCGACCAGACCCGCGGCGACTACATGGCGGCGCAATCGAACCCGATCGTGTCGACCTATGCGCCACGCGAATTCCGCGAAGCGAGCGCTGCGCTGGAAGCGGCGAACGCGGCCGCCACGCGCCAGGAAGATAGCGAAAAAGTCGACAAGCTGGCCTACCTGGCCAAGCAAAAGATAGCCACGGCGCAAGAAGTCGCCAAGCAGAAAGCTGCGGAAGCCGATATCGCCAACGCCGGCAAGCAGCGCGATCAATTGCGCCTCGATGCGCGCACGCAGCAGGCTGACCAGGCAACGGCCCGCGCCCAGTCGGCGCAGGCCGATGCGGAAGCGGCCAAGGCCCAGGCACAAGCTGCCGAAGCGTCGGCCCGCGATGCGCAAGCCCGCGCCGCCGGACTCGAGGCGCAGCTGGCCGACCTGGCCGCCAAGAAAACCGAACGCGGTATGGTGATCACCCTGGGCGACGTGCTGTTTGGCACCGACAAGGCGAACCTGACGGCCGATGGCGCGAATACGGCGCGCAAGCTGGCTGATGTGCTGAAAAACAACCCGCAGCGCACCGTGCTGATCGAAGGCTTCACGGATAGCACGGGCGGCTCCGCGCACAACCTGGAATTGTCGCAACGCCGCGCCGAATCCGTGCGCAATGCGCTGCTGGAGCAAGGCATCAGCCGCGACCGCATCGCCACGAAAGGCTATGGCGCCGCCTATCCGGCCGCCGGCAATGACACGGCGGCAAACCGCCAACTGAATCGCCGGGTGGAAATCGTCTTGTCCGAGGACAACACGGCGATTCCCGCCCGCCGTTAA
- a CDS encoding DUF883 family protein, which yields MLENNITTVNNDVKTLVKDAQALFSAAAALTGEKADEVRIKGMKTLDAALAKAHEAQASAIVATKQMAAQADGYVKENPWRTVAVAAGVGVLVGFILGRK from the coding sequence ATGTTGGAAAATAATATCACCACCGTCAATAACGATGTCAAAACCCTCGTCAAGGATGCACAAGCCCTGTTCAGCGCCGCTGCTGCCCTGACTGGCGAAAAAGCCGATGAAGTGCGCATCAAGGGCATGAAAACCCTGGACGCCGCCCTGGCCAAGGCGCATGAAGCGCAAGCGTCGGCCATCGTTGCCACCAAGCAGATGGCTGCCCAGGCAGACGGCTATGTCAAGGAAAACCCATGGCGCACGGTGGCCGTTGCCGCTGGCGTCGGCGTGCTGGTCGGCTTCATCCTGGGCCGCAAGTAA
- a CDS encoding lmo0937 family membrane protein, translating to MLYTIAVVLIILWLLGLVTSYTIGGFIHILLVVAVIMVLLRLISGRGL from the coding sequence ATGCTGTATACAATCGCCGTCGTACTCATTATTCTTTGGCTGCTGGGCCTGGTAACTTCCTATACCATTGGCGGCTTCATTCACATTCTGCTGGTGGTCGCCGTGATCATGGTGCTGCTGCGTTTGATCAGCGGGCGCGGTTTATAG
- a CDS encoding Crp/Fnr family transcriptional regulator: MPLTNASTTLSRDTGRSGLGSPMGAPDAGNRLLASLPEHDLRHLTALFDTVTVEVGEVLYEPGQPIAHIYFPGDCLISLLAVAEGRMTLEVGSVGREGVLGASVALGHDLAQVRAVVQRSGTASRIARADFCAEFAQLESLQRLLYRYTDTLLAQAIQIAVCSRFHVLEARLARSLLITRDRLQSEKFHLTHEFLAHTLGVRRVGVTKAASALQQQKLITYSRGNIEILDSAGLEAVSCRCYELVKDSGTIGMANVFV; this comes from the coding sequence ATGCCACTAACGAACGCCAGCACGACCCTGTCCCGCGATACAGGCCGATCCGGCCTGGGGTCGCCCATGGGCGCGCCTGACGCCGGTAACCGCTTGCTGGCCAGCCTGCCCGAGCACGACTTGCGGCACCTGACGGCGCTGTTCGATACCGTCACCGTCGAGGTGGGCGAGGTGCTGTACGAACCTGGCCAGCCTATCGCCCACATCTATTTCCCCGGCGACTGTCTGATCTCGCTGCTGGCCGTGGCGGAAGGCCGCATGACCCTGGAAGTGGGCTCCGTCGGCCGCGAAGGCGTCCTGGGCGCTTCCGTCGCGCTCGGTCATGACCTGGCGCAAGTGCGCGCAGTCGTGCAACGTTCCGGCACGGCCAGCCGCATCGCGCGGGCCGATTTCTGCGCCGAGTTCGCCCAGCTCGAGTCCCTGCAGCGTTTGCTGTACCGCTACACGGACACCCTGCTGGCACAAGCCATCCAGATTGCCGTGTGCAGCCGCTTCCACGTGCTCGAGGCGCGCCTGGCCCGTTCGCTGCTGATCACGCGCGACCGCCTGCAGTCCGAAAAATTTCACCTCACGCATGAATTCCTCGCCCATACCCTCGGTGTGCGGCGGGTCGGTGTGACCAAGGCGGCCAGTGCGCTGCAACAGCAAAAACTCATCACTTACAGCCGCGGCAATATCGAGATCCTCGATTCGGCCGGCCTGGAAGCCGTTTCCTGCCGCTGCTACGAGCTGGTCAAGGATAGCGGCACCATCGGCATGGCCAACGTCTTCGTCTGA
- a CDS encoding DUF4398 domain-containing protein — MTNRDFKMSPLAALAACATAVVLMTGCSSLKTPATADVAVSRAAVDNAASAGAADLAPDEMRSAREKMRMANQALKDRDYKTARDLADQAQADAKLAQSKANSAKATSAADEINENIRVMREELDRANQQAPKQ; from the coding sequence ATGACAAACCGAGATTTCAAGATGTCCCCGTTGGCCGCCTTGGCCGCTTGCGCCACCGCCGTTGTGCTGATGACGGGCTGTTCCAGTCTGAAAACGCCAGCCACGGCCGACGTCGCCGTGTCGCGCGCCGCCGTCGATAACGCCGCCAGCGCCGGCGCCGCCGATCTGGCGCCCGATGAAATGCGTTCGGCCCGCGAAAAAATGCGCATGGCCAACCAGGCGCTGAAAGACCGCGACTACAAGACGGCACGCGACCTGGCCGACCAGGCGCAAGCCGATGCCAAGCTGGCGCAAAGCAAGGCCAACTCGGCCAAGGCCACCAGCGCCGCCGACGAGATCAACGAGAACATCCGCGTCATGCGCGAAGAGCTCGACCGCGCCAATCAGCAAGCCCCAAAACAATAA
- a CDS encoding AsmA family protein: MPLSRRQKIALASTAVLIAVPVTASIVLLNMDWNRAKPWLNARASEALGRPFAIEGDLALTWQQPTAGGKQGWRDYLPWPHLQAKDVRLGNPSTMAGTDDEAQLASVSQLAFSLNPLALLDKKIIIPQLRFDTPQVRLLRNKDGKNNWTFDKQEQPSPWQLELQSVVFSKGTVTLDDGVSKTAMRADVDTIAGDARYGIAWTLSGKYRGETVKGGGKAGGVLSLQQQGTPFPIQADMRAGGNSMAIEGTLTRPANLAALDVRLKLSGPSMARLYPLTGVLLPETPHFSTEGHLTGTLAPRGGEWVYDKFSGKVGSSDISGKLAFSASTPRKRLTGEVHSRLLQFSDLGPLVGADSSASKKERGVASTQPAGRVLPVETFKTERWTSLDADVRYTADKITRDAELPISKLDTHVVLTDGVLSLTPLNFNVAGGTLTSQIKLDGSGKVIANGIAAELKASARHLHIQQLFPRLPALQASVGEINGDASLSATGNSVATLLGSSNGEVRALINRGSISKLLLEEMGLNIGSVVLAKLSGDKQVKLNCMAADFAVTKGLMRTRQFIVDTDDAVLNIDGTVNLADERLDLTLRPDSKGLRVFSLRSPLYVHGTFSKPDVSVDKGVLALRAGGALALAVVAPVAALLPLVNAGPVEDSECAALLAQARVKPVAPKPGKAVRKVR, encoded by the coding sequence ATGCCGCTCTCCCGCCGTCAGAAAATCGCCCTCGCCAGCACCGCCGTGCTCATCGCCGTGCCCGTCACGGCTTCCATCGTCCTGCTGAACATGGACTGGAACCGTGCCAAGCCCTGGCTCAATGCGCGCGCCAGCGAAGCGCTGGGCCGGCCGTTTGCCATCGAGGGCGACCTGGCGCTGACGTGGCAGCAGCCGACGGCTGGAGGGAAACAAGGCTGGCGCGACTATTTGCCATGGCCGCACCTGCAGGCCAAGGATGTGCGCCTGGGCAACCCGAGCACCATGGCTGGGACGGATGACGAAGCGCAGCTGGCCAGCGTCAGCCAGCTGGCGTTCTCGCTCAATCCGCTGGCCCTGCTGGACAAGAAAATCATCATCCCGCAATTGCGCTTCGACACGCCGCAGGTGCGCTTGCTGCGCAACAAGGACGGCAAGAACAACTGGACCTTCGACAAGCAGGAACAGCCGTCGCCGTGGCAGCTGGAATTGCAAAGCGTGGTCTTCAGCAAGGGCACCGTGACCCTGGATGATGGCGTCAGCAAAACGGCCATGCGCGCCGATGTCGACACCATTGCGGGCGACGCGCGCTACGGCATCGCTTGGACGCTGTCCGGCAAATACCGTGGCGAAACCGTCAAGGGCGGCGGCAAGGCGGGCGGCGTACTGTCGCTGCAGCAGCAAGGCACGCCCTTCCCCATCCAGGCCGACATGCGCGCGGGCGGCAACAGCATGGCCATCGAAGGCACGCTCACGCGTCCGGCGAACCTGGCCGCGCTCGACGTGCGCCTGAAGCTGTCCGGCCCCAGCATGGCGCGCCTCTATCCCTTGACGGGCGTGCTGCTGCCGGAAACGCCGCACTTCAGCACGGAAGGCCATTTGACGGGCACCCTGGCGCCGCGCGGCGGCGAGTGGGTATACGACAAGTTCAGCGGCAAGGTAGGGTCAAGCGACATCAGCGGCAAGCTGGCTTTTTCCGCCAGCACGCCGCGCAAGCGCCTGACGGGCGAAGTCCACTCGCGCCTGCTGCAATTTTCCGACCTGGGTCCGCTGGTGGGCGCCGATTCCAGCGCCAGCAAGAAGGAACGGGGCGTGGCCTCGACGCAGCCGGCTGGCCGCGTGCTGCCGGTGGAAACGTTCAAGACGGAGCGCTGGACCAGCCTGGACGCCGACGTGCGCTACACGGCCGACAAGATCACGCGCGACGCCGAGCTGCCGATCAGCAAGCTCGACACGCATGTGGTGCTGACGGATGGCGTGCTGTCCTTGACGCCGCTCAACTTCAACGTGGCGGGCGGCACCCTGACGTCGCAGATCAAGCTCGACGGCAGCGGCAAGGTCATCGCCAACGGCATCGCCGCCGAACTCAAGGCCAGCGCGCGCCATTTGCACATCCAGCAACTGTTCCCCCGCCTGCCTGCCCTGCAGGCCAGCGTGGGCGAAATCAATGGCGACGCTTCGCTGTCGGCCACGGGCAATTCCGTCGCCACCCTGCTGGGCAGCTCGAACGGCGAAGTGCGCGCGCTGATCAACCGGGGCAGCATCAGCAAGCTGCTGCTGGAAGAAATGGGCTTGAATATCGGCAGCGTCGTGCTGGCCAAACTGTCTGGCGACAAGCAGGTCAAGCTGAACTGCATGGCCGCCGATTTCGCCGTCACCAAGGGACTGATGCGCACGCGCCAGTTCATCGTCGACACGGATGACGCCGTCCTGAATATCGACGGCACGGTGAACCTGGCCGATGAACGGCTGGACCTGACCCTGCGGCCGGACAGCAAGGGCTTGCGCGTCTTTTCGCTGCGCTCGCCCCTGTATGTGCATGGCACTTTCAGCAAACCCGACGTGAGCGTCGACAAGGGCGTGCTGGCCCTGCGCGCCGGTGGCGCCCTCGCGCTGGCCGTGGTGGCGCCCGTGGCGGCGCTGCTGCCGCTGGTCAATGCCGGTCCCGTCGAGGATAGCGAATGCGCGGCACTGCTGGCCCAGGCGCGCGTCAAGCCAGTCGCCCCCAAGCCGGGGAAAGCCGTACGCAAGGTGCGCTGA
- a CDS encoding glycine zipper 2TM domain-containing protein — translation MQIIKKIAATTSVAALLLSLTACANMSGQDKNTAIGAGVGAVAGSVLTGGSAVGAVGGAAVGGVIGNQVKPK, via the coding sequence ATGCAAATCATTAAAAAAATCGCCGCTACCACTTCCGTTGCTGCCCTTCTGCTGAGCCTGACGGCTTGCGCCAACATGTCCGGTCAGGATAAAAACACGGCCATCGGCGCCGGCGTCGGCGCCGTTGCCGGTTCCGTGCTGACGGGCGGTAGCGCTGTCGGCGCAGTCGGCGGCGCCGCTGTCGGCGGCGTGATCGGTAACCAGGTCAAGCCGAAGTAA